Proteins from a genomic interval of Bradyrhizobium sp. CCGB01:
- a CDS encoding 3-keto-5-aminohexanoate cleavage protein: protein MAEDVYRCYDAGASIVAPHARRRDDSATCNLEIYQDINAQVRHHQQQYGRGH from the coding sequence ATGGCCGAGGATGTGTACCGGTGCTATGATGCGGGTGCATCTATCGTGGCGCCGCATGCGCGCAGGCGGGACGACAGTGCGACCTGTAATCTGGAAATCTACCAAGACATCAACGCCCAAGTGCGGCATCATCAACAACAGTACGGGCGAGGGCATTGA
- a CDS encoding CoA transferase: MGKCSRDGSVVGSAGRGDWQLGGNQRVRALFADFGADVQKIEPPAGAPLRYCAPFTPVGQSAWFAFLKL, translated from the coding sequence ATGGGGAAATGCAGCCGTGATGGGAGTGTTGTCGGATCTGCGGGTCGTGGAGATTGGCAACTCGGCGGCAACCAGCGAGTGCGCGCGTTGTTTGCCGATTTCGGCGCGGATGTTCAGAAGATCGAGCCGCCGGCGGGCGCTCCACTTCGTTACTGTGCGCCGTTCACTCCGGTAGGTCAGAGCGCTTGGTTCGCGTTCCTGAAACTTTAA
- a CDS encoding DUF3422 family protein, with the protein MDEQLDLASFKLHPERASVLGEVHARPFTGLVSSLGMVSFVFLAKGDDAARDRRRFTDFCRGHKVSPPDPTAKHHQVGFGPVVLRWEQHSEFATFTWIWSTANSPAARQFGDVSEAAQSLIRALSQTGELLAAIKLEVERDGCPTERAEQIFDNSSLAMVNVKGGAGVVASDFRADDKGFTRILVSDLGLTPHDLGALVQRLLEIETYRSLALLGLSTALELAPSVDRIDRRLVEVLEEMQGAKGLKLNNHLLQELTALAVSFERDVAGSLFRFGASRAYNELVQSRLSIVEGECVSGVPTWSSFLARRMAPAIRTCATMEERQANLSDKLARAADLLRTRVDVEIEKQNRDLLRSINERARQQLRLQSTVEGLSVGAIGYYVVSLFAYLAKGAQDVGLHVEPASVTAAFVPVAVGLIWLVSYNVRKRHLKPDDASASAGE; encoded by the coding sequence ATGGACGAGCAATTGGATTTGGCATCATTCAAGCTGCACCCTGAGCGCGCCTCTGTGCTCGGCGAAGTCCATGCGCGCCCTTTCACAGGTCTTGTTTCGTCTCTCGGCATGGTCAGCTTCGTGTTTCTCGCAAAGGGTGATGATGCCGCACGCGATCGCCGCCGGTTTACCGATTTCTGTCGGGGGCACAAAGTGTCTCCGCCGGACCCGACGGCGAAACATCATCAGGTCGGATTTGGGCCGGTGGTGCTGCGCTGGGAGCAACACTCAGAATTTGCGACCTTCACATGGATCTGGAGCACCGCGAACAGTCCAGCCGCTCGTCAATTCGGGGACGTCAGCGAGGCCGCTCAATCACTCATCCGCGCACTATCGCAAACTGGAGAATTGCTCGCCGCGATCAAGTTGGAGGTAGAACGGGATGGTTGCCCAACAGAGCGCGCCGAGCAGATCTTTGACAACAGTAGTCTGGCGATGGTCAACGTCAAGGGCGGAGCAGGGGTCGTGGCCTCGGACTTTCGCGCTGACGACAAAGGTTTCACGAGAATTCTGGTCAGCGATCTCGGGCTGACGCCGCATGATCTCGGCGCGCTGGTGCAACGTCTCTTAGAAATTGAGACCTACCGCTCGCTGGCGCTGCTTGGTCTGTCGACCGCGCTAGAGCTTGCGCCATCGGTCGATCGAATCGATCGCCGTCTGGTCGAGGTGCTTGAGGAAATGCAGGGCGCGAAAGGGCTGAAACTCAACAATCATCTGCTTCAGGAACTGACGGCGTTGGCCGTGTCCTTCGAAAGAGACGTGGCCGGCAGCCTGTTCCGCTTTGGTGCCAGCAGAGCATACAACGAACTCGTGCAATCGCGATTGTCAATCGTTGAAGGTGAGTGCGTCTCAGGTGTTCCAACTTGGTCTTCCTTCCTGGCACGCCGTATGGCGCCTGCGATACGAACCTGCGCAACGATGGAGGAGCGTCAGGCAAATTTATCGGACAAGCTGGCACGCGCCGCCGATTTGTTGCGAACGCGTGTCGACGTTGAAATCGAAAAGCAGAATCGCGACCTGTTGCGGTCGATCAACGAGCGCGCGAGACAGCAACTTCGTCTGCAGTCGACGGTCGAGGGATTGTCGGTTGGAGCAATCGGATATTATGTGGTGAGCCTGTTTGCCTACCTAGCCAAAGGCGCTCAGGATGTCGGACTGCATGTAGAGCCCGCGTCCGTGACCGCCGCCTTCGTGCCGGTCGCCGTCGGCTTGATCTGGCTGGTCAGTTACAATGTGCGGAAACGGCACCTTAAGCCAGACGACGCGTCAGCGAGTGCTGGCGAGTAG